CGTGGCGAAAAAATTGATGTAATTCGCTGGTCTCCTGACCCATCAACTTACATTGCCAATGCTCTTAGCCCAGCCCGTGTGGATGAAGTGCGCTTAGTTGATCCCGAAGAGCGCCAAGCCCACGTTCTGGTAGCCGAAGACCAGCTCAGTCTTGCCATCGGTAAGGAAGGGCAAAACGTGCGTTTAGCAGCACGTCTGACAGGTTGGAAAATTGACATCAAAGATATTGCCAAGTACGACTACGAAGCTGAGAACCGCAAGATTGAGGCTTTAGCAGAAGCACGTCAGAGATCTAGGCCAGTTGAGTATGAGGAAGACTACGACGAAGAGTACGACGAAGAGTACTTGGAAGAAGATTATGCAAACTCTCCTGTCGAAGTGGAAGCCGATGAGGATGAGGACTTAGCAACTTCTGAGACAGATGAAGCCCAGCCTGTTACTGAATAGCTTTGTCATCCAGTAGTTCCTAACTAGGTAACTACGCCAGCCAAGGATGAGGGCATCAATAACCATCAATAGCAATGACTGGTGAATGACACGATGAAGCCTAACTACCGTCGGTGCGCTAGTTGTCGGAAGCTGGCTTCCAAACAGGATTTCTGGCGCATTGTGCGGGTGCATTCCTCGCAAACGGTACAATTAGATCAGGGCATGGGGCGCTCTGCTTACCTGTGTCCTGAGGTTAGTTGCTTGCAAGCCGCCCAGAAGAAAAATCGATTAGGGCGATCGCTGAAAGCTTCAGTACCACCCGATTTGTACCAAACCTTAGAGCAGCGTTTGGCAAAAGCAAGGGCAGTCGATGGACTAAAACCAGATCGCGCTCTAGAATGAGAGAGTGGCAAATCCTCACTCTCTGAATAGGATTTAGCATGAATGTTGAGCTTGTAGGAGCATAATGACGGTATATTCTGGAATTGACAATCAAAATACAGGGGTAAAAAACTCTTGTCAGCAGCTAGGTGATCACCAAACGCAGGTTGTAGTCTACCTGCTGAGTTTGGTTCGGGAAAGTTAACACCAGGCGAGGATTAGTCAAAACCAGTATTTACAGGTTAATGAGGTTGCCCGGAAAGCAGCACTAAGTGGCATCTC
This DNA window, taken from Trichocoleus sp. FACHB-46, encodes the following:
- a CDS encoding YlxR family protein; this translates as MKPNYRRCASCRKLASKQDFWRIVRVHSSQTVQLDQGMGRSAYLCPEVSCLQAAQKKNRLGRSLKASVPPDLYQTLEQRLAKARAVDGLKPDRALE